A genomic region of Capra hircus breed San Clemente chromosome 21, ASM170441v1, whole genome shotgun sequence contains the following coding sequences:
- the RCCD1 gene encoding RCC1 domain-containing protein 1 isoform X6, with product MLESKGRDRERAPLNTAPNRSKSGKDARSANADGMHVLCLWWLFPLLTRKAAAVSRKGSSGTISPGSCPNPPSSRPLQPGRSQPKTLRGMDEERRGTWFGFGFCGFGQALGSGLGRQVHSPEPVRTPSGSVDVCRVSASWSYTAFVTRGGRVQLSGAAGGAADGYTDAWASEELLVLLRAGPGAGAELQAWAPGSALRGEPLWSQAVQEAEHGANRDETQAGLLPLLPCARAYVSPRPPFYRPLAPTLRARRLELGAEHALLLDAAGQVFSWGAGRHGQLGHGTLEPEPEPRLLEALQGLRMAEVAAGGWHSVCLSETGDIYIWGWNESGQLALPTKSLAEDGKTTAGEGVDQVSVSVHRHYHHNSYCFSEASGLDEDGSEVKRVSAGEDGAPAPFIAVQPFPALLDLSPGSEAVKVSCGSRHTAVLTRTGELYTWGWGKYGQLGHKDTTTLDRPCRVEYFVDKQLQVRTVSCGPWNTYVYAVEKEKS from the exons ATGCTTGAGTCAAAAGGGAGGGACAGGGAAAGGGCCCCACTTAACACAGCTCCGAATCGTTCTAAGTCTGGTAAGGACGCCCGCTCAGCGAACGCCGATGGAATGCACGTCTTGTGCCTCTGGTGGCTTTTCCCCCTTTTAACCCGCAAGGCAGCTGCAGTGTCTCGCAAGGGCTCGTCTGGAACAATCTCTCCGGGTTCTTGCCCTAACCCTCCGTCTAGCCGGCCGCTCCAGCCAGGTCGCAGCCAGCCAAAGACGCTGCGGGGCATGGACGAGGAGCGTCGCGGGACCTGGTTCGGCTTCGGCTTCTGCGGCTTCGGGCAGGCGCTGGGCTCGGGGCTCGGGCGCCAGGTACACAGCCCCGAGCCGGTGAGGACGCCGAGCGGCAGCGTCGACGTCTGCCGCGTGAGCGCGAGCTGGAGCTACACAGCCTTCGTGACCC GTGGAGGCCGGGTGCAGCTGTCAGGCGCGGCGGGCGGCGCGGCGGACGGATACACGGACGCGTGGGCGTCGGAGGAGCTCCTGGTGCTGCTGCGCGCGGGGCCGGGAGCCGGGGCGGAGCTGCAGGCCTGGGCGCCCGGCTCGGCGCTGCGCGGGGAGCCCCTCTGGTCTCAGGCCGTGCAGGAGGCAGAACACGGAGCCAACCGTGATGAGACCCAGGCggggctgctgccgctgctgccctGCGCTCGCGCCTACGTGAGCCCGCGGCCGCCCTTCTACCGGCCTCTGGCCCCCACGCTGCGGGCGCGTCGGCTGGAGCTGGGCGCCGAGCACGCGTTGTTGCTGGACGCCGCGGGCCAGGTGTTCTCCTGGGGCGCGGGCAG GCATGGACAGCTGGGCCACGGGACCCTGGAGCCAGAGCCAGAGCCCAGGCTGTTGGAGGCGCTGCAGGGCCTACGCATGGCTGAAGTCGCCGCAGGTGGCTGGCATTCTGTCTGCCTGAGTG AGACAGGAGATATTTATATCTGGGGCTGGAATGAATCAGGGCAGCTGGCCCTACCCACTAAGAGCCTGGCAGAAGATGGAAAGACAACtgcaggagaag GTGTAGATCAGGTCTCAGTGAGTGTTCACCGTCATTATCATCATAACTCTTACTGCTTCTCTGAAGCCTCAGGACTGGATGAAGATGGTTCCGAAGTGAAGAGAGTCTCTGCGGGTGAGGATGGAGCCCCTGCCCCCTTCATAGCGGTCCAGCCGTTCCCAGCTTTACTGGATCTCAGCCCGGGCTCAGAGGCAGTCAAGGTCAGCTGCGGATCCCGGCACACGGCAGTGCTGACAA GAACGGGGGAGCTCTACACCTGGGGCTGGG GTAAATACGGACAGCTCGGCCACAAGGACACAACTACTTTGGACCGGCCCTGCCGTGTGGAGTACTTTGTAGATAAGCAACTCCAAGTAAGAACTGTGAGCTGTGGGCCCTGGAACACCTATGTGTATGCtgtggagaaagagaagagctga
- the RCCD1 gene encoding RCC1 domain-containing protein 1 isoform X2 encodes MLGSRPTRVRSELSPSQTKKKDWQHSSLGSLIADPLVLCECPPDGCNSGSAAPCELAGGGTIWSNLRFEPRPPGIWPTPCPGPPRPSGGLGTGSTELGLNRPAGIARTQQFHKAAAVSRKGSSGTISPGSCPNPPSSRPLQPGRSQPKTLRGMDEERRGTWFGFGFCGFGQALGSGLGRQVHSPEPVRTPSGSVDVCRVSASWSYTAFVTRGGRVQLSGAAGGAADGYTDAWASEELLVLLRAGPGAGAELQAWAPGSALRGEPLWSQAVQEAEHGANRDETQAGLLPLLPCARAYVSPRPPFYRPLAPTLRARRLELGAEHALLLDAAGQVFSWGAGRHGQLGHGTLEPEPEPRLLEALQGLRMAEVAAGGWHSVCLSETGDIYIWGWNESGQLALPTKSLAEDGKTTAGEDQVSVSVHRHYHHNSYCFSEASGLDEDGSEVKRVSAGEDGAPAPFIAVQPFPALLDLSPGSEAVKVSCGSRHTAVLTRTGELYTWGWGKYGQLGHKDTTTLDRPCRVEYFVDKQLQVRTVSCGPWNTYVYAVEKEKS; translated from the exons ATGCTGGGCAGCAGACCCACGCGAGTTAGGAGCGAGCTGTCGCCGTCCCAGACTAAAAAGAAGGACTGGCAGCACTCGTCCCTGGGGTCGCTCATAGCCGACCCCTTAGTTCTTTGTGAGTGTCCCCCAGATGGTTGTAATTCGGGCTCCGCGGCCCCGTGCGAGCTTGCGGGGGGCGGGACCATCTGGTCCAACCTTCGTTTCGAGCCACGCCCGCCGGGGATTTGGCCCACTCCCTGCCCAGGGCCGCCTCGGCCTAGCGGAGGCCTCGGGACCGGTTCGACAGAGTTAGGGCTGAACAGGCCGGCCGGAATTGCTCGAACCCAG CAATTCCACAAG GCAGCTGCAGTGTCTCGCAAGGGCTCGTCTGGAACAATCTCTCCGGGTTCTTGCCCTAACCCTCCGTCTAGCCGGCCGCTCCAGCCAGGTCGCAGCCAGCCAAAGACGCTGCGGGGCATGGACGAGGAGCGTCGCGGGACCTGGTTCGGCTTCGGCTTCTGCGGCTTCGGGCAGGCGCTGGGCTCGGGGCTCGGGCGCCAGGTACACAGCCCCGAGCCGGTGAGGACGCCGAGCGGCAGCGTCGACGTCTGCCGCGTGAGCGCGAGCTGGAGCTACACAGCCTTCGTGACCC GTGGAGGCCGGGTGCAGCTGTCAGGCGCGGCGGGCGGCGCGGCGGACGGATACACGGACGCGTGGGCGTCGGAGGAGCTCCTGGTGCTGCTGCGCGCGGGGCCGGGAGCCGGGGCGGAGCTGCAGGCCTGGGCGCCCGGCTCGGCGCTGCGCGGGGAGCCCCTCTGGTCTCAGGCCGTGCAGGAGGCAGAACACGGAGCCAACCGTGATGAGACCCAGGCggggctgctgccgctgctgccctGCGCTCGCGCCTACGTGAGCCCGCGGCCGCCCTTCTACCGGCCTCTGGCCCCCACGCTGCGGGCGCGTCGGCTGGAGCTGGGCGCCGAGCACGCGTTGTTGCTGGACGCCGCGGGCCAGGTGTTCTCCTGGGGCGCGGGCAG GCATGGACAGCTGGGCCACGGGACCCTGGAGCCAGAGCCAGAGCCCAGGCTGTTGGAGGCGCTGCAGGGCCTACGCATGGCTGAAGTCGCCGCAGGTGGCTGGCATTCTGTCTGCCTGAGTG AGACAGGAGATATTTATATCTGGGGCTGGAATGAATCAGGGCAGCTGGCCCTACCCACTAAGAGCCTGGCAGAAGATGGAAAGACAACtgcaggagaag ATCAGGTCTCAGTGAGTGTTCACCGTCATTATCATCATAACTCTTACTGCTTCTCTGAAGCCTCAGGACTGGATGAAGATGGTTCCGAAGTGAAGAGAGTCTCTGCGGGTGAGGATGGAGCCCCTGCCCCCTTCATAGCGGTCCAGCCGTTCCCAGCTTTACTGGATCTCAGCCCGGGCTCAGAGGCAGTCAAGGTCAGCTGCGGATCCCGGCACACGGCAGTGCTGACAA GAACGGGGGAGCTCTACACCTGGGGCTGGG GTAAATACGGACAGCTCGGCCACAAGGACACAACTACTTTGGACCGGCCCTGCCGTGTGGAGTACTTTGTAGATAAGCAACTCCAAGTAAGAACTGTGAGCTGTGGGCCCTGGAACACCTATGTGTATGCtgtggagaaagagaagagctga
- the RCCD1 gene encoding RCC1 domain-containing protein 1 isoform X3 — MLGSRPTRVRSELSPSQTKKKDWQHSSLGSLIADPLVLCECPPDGCNSGSAAPCELAGGGTIWSNLRFEPRPPGIWPTPCPGPPRPSGGLGTGSTELGLNRPAGIARTQAAAVSRKGSSGTISPGSCPNPPSSRPLQPGRSQPKTLRGMDEERRGTWFGFGFCGFGQALGSGLGRQVHSPEPVRTPSGSVDVCRVSASWSYTAFVTRGGRVQLSGAAGGAADGYTDAWASEELLVLLRAGPGAGAELQAWAPGSALRGEPLWSQAVQEAEHGANRDETQAGLLPLLPCARAYVSPRPPFYRPLAPTLRARRLELGAEHALLLDAAGQVFSWGAGRHGQLGHGTLEPEPEPRLLEALQGLRMAEVAAGGWHSVCLSETGDIYIWGWNESGQLALPTKSLAEDGKTTAGEGVDQVSVSVHRHYHHNSYCFSEASGLDEDGSEVKRVSAGEDGAPAPFIAVQPFPALLDLSPGSEAVKVSCGSRHTAVLTRTGELYTWGWGKYGQLGHKDTTTLDRPCRVEYFVDKQLQVRTVSCGPWNTYVYAVEKEKS; from the exons ATGCTGGGCAGCAGACCCACGCGAGTTAGGAGCGAGCTGTCGCCGTCCCAGACTAAAAAGAAGGACTGGCAGCACTCGTCCCTGGGGTCGCTCATAGCCGACCCCTTAGTTCTTTGTGAGTGTCCCCCAGATGGTTGTAATTCGGGCTCCGCGGCCCCGTGCGAGCTTGCGGGGGGCGGGACCATCTGGTCCAACCTTCGTTTCGAGCCACGCCCGCCGGGGATTTGGCCCACTCCCTGCCCAGGGCCGCCTCGGCCTAGCGGAGGCCTCGGGACCGGTTCGACAGAGTTAGGGCTGAACAGGCCGGCCGGAATTGCTCGAACCCAG GCAGCTGCAGTGTCTCGCAAGGGCTCGTCTGGAACAATCTCTCCGGGTTCTTGCCCTAACCCTCCGTCTAGCCGGCCGCTCCAGCCAGGTCGCAGCCAGCCAAAGACGCTGCGGGGCATGGACGAGGAGCGTCGCGGGACCTGGTTCGGCTTCGGCTTCTGCGGCTTCGGGCAGGCGCTGGGCTCGGGGCTCGGGCGCCAGGTACACAGCCCCGAGCCGGTGAGGACGCCGAGCGGCAGCGTCGACGTCTGCCGCGTGAGCGCGAGCTGGAGCTACACAGCCTTCGTGACCC GTGGAGGCCGGGTGCAGCTGTCAGGCGCGGCGGGCGGCGCGGCGGACGGATACACGGACGCGTGGGCGTCGGAGGAGCTCCTGGTGCTGCTGCGCGCGGGGCCGGGAGCCGGGGCGGAGCTGCAGGCCTGGGCGCCCGGCTCGGCGCTGCGCGGGGAGCCCCTCTGGTCTCAGGCCGTGCAGGAGGCAGAACACGGAGCCAACCGTGATGAGACCCAGGCggggctgctgccgctgctgccctGCGCTCGCGCCTACGTGAGCCCGCGGCCGCCCTTCTACCGGCCTCTGGCCCCCACGCTGCGGGCGCGTCGGCTGGAGCTGGGCGCCGAGCACGCGTTGTTGCTGGACGCCGCGGGCCAGGTGTTCTCCTGGGGCGCGGGCAG GCATGGACAGCTGGGCCACGGGACCCTGGAGCCAGAGCCAGAGCCCAGGCTGTTGGAGGCGCTGCAGGGCCTACGCATGGCTGAAGTCGCCGCAGGTGGCTGGCATTCTGTCTGCCTGAGTG AGACAGGAGATATTTATATCTGGGGCTGGAATGAATCAGGGCAGCTGGCCCTACCCACTAAGAGCCTGGCAGAAGATGGAAAGACAACtgcaggagaag GTGTAGATCAGGTCTCAGTGAGTGTTCACCGTCATTATCATCATAACTCTTACTGCTTCTCTGAAGCCTCAGGACTGGATGAAGATGGTTCCGAAGTGAAGAGAGTCTCTGCGGGTGAGGATGGAGCCCCTGCCCCCTTCATAGCGGTCCAGCCGTTCCCAGCTTTACTGGATCTCAGCCCGGGCTCAGAGGCAGTCAAGGTCAGCTGCGGATCCCGGCACACGGCAGTGCTGACAA GAACGGGGGAGCTCTACACCTGGGGCTGGG GTAAATACGGACAGCTCGGCCACAAGGACACAACTACTTTGGACCGGCCCTGCCGTGTGGAGTACTTTGTAGATAAGCAACTCCAAGTAAGAACTGTGAGCTGTGGGCCCTGGAACACCTATGTGTATGCtgtggagaaagagaagagctga
- the RCCD1 gene encoding RCC1 domain-containing protein 1 isoform X1: MLGSRPTRVRSELSPSQTKKKDWQHSSLGSLIADPLVLCECPPDGCNSGSAAPCELAGGGTIWSNLRFEPRPPGIWPTPCPGPPRPSGGLGTGSTELGLNRPAGIARTQQFHKAAAVSRKGSSGTISPGSCPNPPSSRPLQPGRSQPKTLRGMDEERRGTWFGFGFCGFGQALGSGLGRQVHSPEPVRTPSGSVDVCRVSASWSYTAFVTRGGRVQLSGAAGGAADGYTDAWASEELLVLLRAGPGAGAELQAWAPGSALRGEPLWSQAVQEAEHGANRDETQAGLLPLLPCARAYVSPRPPFYRPLAPTLRARRLELGAEHALLLDAAGQVFSWGAGRHGQLGHGTLEPEPEPRLLEALQGLRMAEVAAGGWHSVCLSETGDIYIWGWNESGQLALPTKSLAEDGKTTAGEGVDQVSVSVHRHYHHNSYCFSEASGLDEDGSEVKRVSAGEDGAPAPFIAVQPFPALLDLSPGSEAVKVSCGSRHTAVLTRTGELYTWGWGKYGQLGHKDTTTLDRPCRVEYFVDKQLQVRTVSCGPWNTYVYAVEKEKS, encoded by the exons ATGCTGGGCAGCAGACCCACGCGAGTTAGGAGCGAGCTGTCGCCGTCCCAGACTAAAAAGAAGGACTGGCAGCACTCGTCCCTGGGGTCGCTCATAGCCGACCCCTTAGTTCTTTGTGAGTGTCCCCCAGATGGTTGTAATTCGGGCTCCGCGGCCCCGTGCGAGCTTGCGGGGGGCGGGACCATCTGGTCCAACCTTCGTTTCGAGCCACGCCCGCCGGGGATTTGGCCCACTCCCTGCCCAGGGCCGCCTCGGCCTAGCGGAGGCCTCGGGACCGGTTCGACAGAGTTAGGGCTGAACAGGCCGGCCGGAATTGCTCGAACCCAG CAATTCCACAAG GCAGCTGCAGTGTCTCGCAAGGGCTCGTCTGGAACAATCTCTCCGGGTTCTTGCCCTAACCCTCCGTCTAGCCGGCCGCTCCAGCCAGGTCGCAGCCAGCCAAAGACGCTGCGGGGCATGGACGAGGAGCGTCGCGGGACCTGGTTCGGCTTCGGCTTCTGCGGCTTCGGGCAGGCGCTGGGCTCGGGGCTCGGGCGCCAGGTACACAGCCCCGAGCCGGTGAGGACGCCGAGCGGCAGCGTCGACGTCTGCCGCGTGAGCGCGAGCTGGAGCTACACAGCCTTCGTGACCC GTGGAGGCCGGGTGCAGCTGTCAGGCGCGGCGGGCGGCGCGGCGGACGGATACACGGACGCGTGGGCGTCGGAGGAGCTCCTGGTGCTGCTGCGCGCGGGGCCGGGAGCCGGGGCGGAGCTGCAGGCCTGGGCGCCCGGCTCGGCGCTGCGCGGGGAGCCCCTCTGGTCTCAGGCCGTGCAGGAGGCAGAACACGGAGCCAACCGTGATGAGACCCAGGCggggctgctgccgctgctgccctGCGCTCGCGCCTACGTGAGCCCGCGGCCGCCCTTCTACCGGCCTCTGGCCCCCACGCTGCGGGCGCGTCGGCTGGAGCTGGGCGCCGAGCACGCGTTGTTGCTGGACGCCGCGGGCCAGGTGTTCTCCTGGGGCGCGGGCAG GCATGGACAGCTGGGCCACGGGACCCTGGAGCCAGAGCCAGAGCCCAGGCTGTTGGAGGCGCTGCAGGGCCTACGCATGGCTGAAGTCGCCGCAGGTGGCTGGCATTCTGTCTGCCTGAGTG AGACAGGAGATATTTATATCTGGGGCTGGAATGAATCAGGGCAGCTGGCCCTACCCACTAAGAGCCTGGCAGAAGATGGAAAGACAACtgcaggagaag GTGTAGATCAGGTCTCAGTGAGTGTTCACCGTCATTATCATCATAACTCTTACTGCTTCTCTGAAGCCTCAGGACTGGATGAAGATGGTTCCGAAGTGAAGAGAGTCTCTGCGGGTGAGGATGGAGCCCCTGCCCCCTTCATAGCGGTCCAGCCGTTCCCAGCTTTACTGGATCTCAGCCCGGGCTCAGAGGCAGTCAAGGTCAGCTGCGGATCCCGGCACACGGCAGTGCTGACAA GAACGGGGGAGCTCTACACCTGGGGCTGGG GTAAATACGGACAGCTCGGCCACAAGGACACAACTACTTTGGACCGGCCCTGCCGTGTGGAGTACTTTGTAGATAAGCAACTCCAAGTAAGAACTGTGAGCTGTGGGCCCTGGAACACCTATGTGTATGCtgtggagaaagagaagagctga
- the RCCD1 gene encoding RCC1 domain-containing protein 1 isoform X4, translated as MLGSRPTRVRSELSPSQTKKKDWQHSSLGSLIADPLVLCECPPDGCNSGSAAPCELAGGGTIWSNLRFEPRPPGIWPTPCPGPPRPSGGLGTGSTELGLNRPAGIARTQQFHKAAAVSRKGSSGTISPGSCPNPPSSRPLQPGRSQPKTLRGMDEERRGTWFGFGFCGFGQALGSGLGRQVHSPEPVRTPSGSVDVCRVSASWSYTAFVTRGGRVQLSGAAGGAADGYTDAWASEELLVLLRAGPGAGAELQAWAPGSALRGEPLWSQAVQEAEHGANRDETQAGLLPLLPCARAYVSPRPPFYRPLAPTLRARRLELGAEHALLLDAAGQVFSWGAGRHGQLGHGTLEPEPEPRLLEALQGLRMAEVAAGGWHSVCLSETGDIYIWGWNESGQLALPTKSLAEDGKTTAGEASGLDEDGSEVKRVSAGEDGAPAPFIAVQPFPALLDLSPGSEAVKVSCGSRHTAVLTRTGELYTWGWGKYGQLGHKDTTTLDRPCRVEYFVDKQLQVRTVSCGPWNTYVYAVEKEKS; from the exons ATGCTGGGCAGCAGACCCACGCGAGTTAGGAGCGAGCTGTCGCCGTCCCAGACTAAAAAGAAGGACTGGCAGCACTCGTCCCTGGGGTCGCTCATAGCCGACCCCTTAGTTCTTTGTGAGTGTCCCCCAGATGGTTGTAATTCGGGCTCCGCGGCCCCGTGCGAGCTTGCGGGGGGCGGGACCATCTGGTCCAACCTTCGTTTCGAGCCACGCCCGCCGGGGATTTGGCCCACTCCCTGCCCAGGGCCGCCTCGGCCTAGCGGAGGCCTCGGGACCGGTTCGACAGAGTTAGGGCTGAACAGGCCGGCCGGAATTGCTCGAACCCAG CAATTCCACAAG GCAGCTGCAGTGTCTCGCAAGGGCTCGTCTGGAACAATCTCTCCGGGTTCTTGCCCTAACCCTCCGTCTAGCCGGCCGCTCCAGCCAGGTCGCAGCCAGCCAAAGACGCTGCGGGGCATGGACGAGGAGCGTCGCGGGACCTGGTTCGGCTTCGGCTTCTGCGGCTTCGGGCAGGCGCTGGGCTCGGGGCTCGGGCGCCAGGTACACAGCCCCGAGCCGGTGAGGACGCCGAGCGGCAGCGTCGACGTCTGCCGCGTGAGCGCGAGCTGGAGCTACACAGCCTTCGTGACCC GTGGAGGCCGGGTGCAGCTGTCAGGCGCGGCGGGCGGCGCGGCGGACGGATACACGGACGCGTGGGCGTCGGAGGAGCTCCTGGTGCTGCTGCGCGCGGGGCCGGGAGCCGGGGCGGAGCTGCAGGCCTGGGCGCCCGGCTCGGCGCTGCGCGGGGAGCCCCTCTGGTCTCAGGCCGTGCAGGAGGCAGAACACGGAGCCAACCGTGATGAGACCCAGGCggggctgctgccgctgctgccctGCGCTCGCGCCTACGTGAGCCCGCGGCCGCCCTTCTACCGGCCTCTGGCCCCCACGCTGCGGGCGCGTCGGCTGGAGCTGGGCGCCGAGCACGCGTTGTTGCTGGACGCCGCGGGCCAGGTGTTCTCCTGGGGCGCGGGCAG GCATGGACAGCTGGGCCACGGGACCCTGGAGCCAGAGCCAGAGCCCAGGCTGTTGGAGGCGCTGCAGGGCCTACGCATGGCTGAAGTCGCCGCAGGTGGCTGGCATTCTGTCTGCCTGAGTG AGACAGGAGATATTTATATCTGGGGCTGGAATGAATCAGGGCAGCTGGCCCTACCCACTAAGAGCCTGGCAGAAGATGGAAAGACAACtgcaggagaag CCTCAGGACTGGATGAAGATGGTTCCGAAGTGAAGAGAGTCTCTGCGGGTGAGGATGGAGCCCCTGCCCCCTTCATAGCGGTCCAGCCGTTCCCAGCTTTACTGGATCTCAGCCCGGGCTCAGAGGCAGTCAAGGTCAGCTGCGGATCCCGGCACACGGCAGTGCTGACAA GAACGGGGGAGCTCTACACCTGGGGCTGGG GTAAATACGGACAGCTCGGCCACAAGGACACAACTACTTTGGACCGGCCCTGCCGTGTGGAGTACTTTGTAGATAAGCAACTCCAAGTAAGAACTGTGAGCTGTGGGCCCTGGAACACCTATGTGTATGCtgtggagaaagagaagagctga
- the RCCD1 gene encoding RCC1 domain-containing protein 1 isoform X5: MLGSRPTRVRSELSPSQTKKKDWQHSSLGSLIADPLVLCECPPDGCNSGSAAPCELAGGGTIWSNLRFEPRPPGIWPTPCPGPPRPSGGLGTGSTELGLNRPAGIARTQQFHKAAAVSRKGSSGTISPGSCPNPPSSRPLQPGRSQPKTLRGMDEERRGTWFGFGFCGFGQALGSGLGRQVHSPEPVRTPSGSVDVCRVSASWSYTAFVTRGGRVQLSGAAGGAADGYTDAWASEELLVLLRAGPGAGAELQAWAPGSALRGEPLWSQAVQEAEHGANRDETQAGLLPLLPCARAYVSPRPPFYRPLAPTLRARRLELGAEHALLLDAAGQVFSWGAGRHGQLGHGTLEPEPEPRLLEALQGLRMAEVAAGGWHSVCLSETGDIYIWGWNESGQLALPTKSLAEDGKTTAGEGVDQVSVSVHRHYHHNSYCFSEASGLDEDGSEVKRVSAGEDGAPAPFIAVQPFPALLDLSPGSEAVKERGSSTPGAGVNTDSSATRTQLLWTGPAVWSTL; the protein is encoded by the exons ATGCTGGGCAGCAGACCCACGCGAGTTAGGAGCGAGCTGTCGCCGTCCCAGACTAAAAAGAAGGACTGGCAGCACTCGTCCCTGGGGTCGCTCATAGCCGACCCCTTAGTTCTTTGTGAGTGTCCCCCAGATGGTTGTAATTCGGGCTCCGCGGCCCCGTGCGAGCTTGCGGGGGGCGGGACCATCTGGTCCAACCTTCGTTTCGAGCCACGCCCGCCGGGGATTTGGCCCACTCCCTGCCCAGGGCCGCCTCGGCCTAGCGGAGGCCTCGGGACCGGTTCGACAGAGTTAGGGCTGAACAGGCCGGCCGGAATTGCTCGAACCCAG CAATTCCACAAG GCAGCTGCAGTGTCTCGCAAGGGCTCGTCTGGAACAATCTCTCCGGGTTCTTGCCCTAACCCTCCGTCTAGCCGGCCGCTCCAGCCAGGTCGCAGCCAGCCAAAGACGCTGCGGGGCATGGACGAGGAGCGTCGCGGGACCTGGTTCGGCTTCGGCTTCTGCGGCTTCGGGCAGGCGCTGGGCTCGGGGCTCGGGCGCCAGGTACACAGCCCCGAGCCGGTGAGGACGCCGAGCGGCAGCGTCGACGTCTGCCGCGTGAGCGCGAGCTGGAGCTACACAGCCTTCGTGACCC GTGGAGGCCGGGTGCAGCTGTCAGGCGCGGCGGGCGGCGCGGCGGACGGATACACGGACGCGTGGGCGTCGGAGGAGCTCCTGGTGCTGCTGCGCGCGGGGCCGGGAGCCGGGGCGGAGCTGCAGGCCTGGGCGCCCGGCTCGGCGCTGCGCGGGGAGCCCCTCTGGTCTCAGGCCGTGCAGGAGGCAGAACACGGAGCCAACCGTGATGAGACCCAGGCggggctgctgccgctgctgccctGCGCTCGCGCCTACGTGAGCCCGCGGCCGCCCTTCTACCGGCCTCTGGCCCCCACGCTGCGGGCGCGTCGGCTGGAGCTGGGCGCCGAGCACGCGTTGTTGCTGGACGCCGCGGGCCAGGTGTTCTCCTGGGGCGCGGGCAG GCATGGACAGCTGGGCCACGGGACCCTGGAGCCAGAGCCAGAGCCCAGGCTGTTGGAGGCGCTGCAGGGCCTACGCATGGCTGAAGTCGCCGCAGGTGGCTGGCATTCTGTCTGCCTGAGTG AGACAGGAGATATTTATATCTGGGGCTGGAATGAATCAGGGCAGCTGGCCCTACCCACTAAGAGCCTGGCAGAAGATGGAAAGACAACtgcaggagaag GTGTAGATCAGGTCTCAGTGAGTGTTCACCGTCATTATCATCATAACTCTTACTGCTTCTCTGAAGCCTCAGGACTGGATGAAGATGGTTCCGAAGTGAAGAGAGTCTCTGCGGGTGAGGATGGAGCCCCTGCCCCCTTCATAGCGGTCCAGCCGTTCCCAGCTTTACTGGATCTCAGCCCGGGCTCAGAGGCAGTCAAG GAACGGGGGAGCTCTACACCTGGGGCTGGG GTAAATACGGACAGCTCGGCCACAAGGACACAACTACTTTGGACCGGCCCTGCCGTGTGGAGTACTTTGTAG